In the genome of Streptomyces sp. NBC_00190, one region contains:
- a CDS encoding cellulose-binding protein → MSAPIATVRGRGYRTEEVDRYLARLSGSRDEAWERVARLTVLARQMEEEAARLRETVAALAPQTYEDLSERARRILLLAQEEADCVRAEARADASETLGAAEAHADRGAELARADAEAVREQTEVRARQGLLRAQREADDARAEARADAEGWRAEAVAALTQMRRRSDALLAEREQEQAERWEAAERDLAAREAEFAAWAEEAERYAEGRLAEARRGFAEAEESARHGQEDAEALAAELVAQARVAEERVGRETERILREHAESQEEMRAHMSHVRSSLAALTGRAPAEG, encoded by the coding sequence ATGAGTGCACCCATTGCGACTGTGCGCGGTCGTGGCTACCGCACGGAAGAGGTCGACCGGTATCTCGCGCGGCTCTCCGGCAGCCGTGACGAGGCCTGGGAGCGCGTGGCCCGGCTGACCGTCCTGGCGAGGCAGATGGAGGAGGAGGCGGCGCGGCTGCGCGAGACGGTGGCCGCGCTGGCTCCGCAGACGTACGAGGACCTGAGCGAGCGCGCCCGCCGGATCCTGCTGCTGGCGCAGGAGGAGGCGGACTGTGTTCGGGCGGAGGCGCGGGCGGACGCGTCCGAGACGCTGGGCGCGGCCGAGGCGCATGCGGACCGGGGGGCGGAGCTGGCGCGGGCGGACGCGGAGGCGGTGCGCGAGCAGACGGAGGTCCGGGCCCGGCAGGGGCTGCTGCGGGCGCAGCGGGAGGCGGACGACGCGCGGGCGGAGGCGCGGGCGGACGCGGAGGGGTGGCGGGCGGAGGCGGTGGCCGCGCTGACGCAGATGCGGCGGCGGTCGGACGCGTTGCTCGCGGAGCGCGAGCAGGAGCAGGCGGAGCGGTGGGAGGCGGCCGAGCGGGATCTGGCGGCGCGGGAGGCGGAGTTCGCGGCGTGGGCGGAGGAGGCGGAGCGGTACGCGGAGGGGCGGCTGGCGGAGGCGCGTCGGGGGTTCGCGGAGGCCGAGGAGTCGGCGCGGCACGGGCAGGAGGACGCGGAGGCGCTGGCGGCCGAGCTGGTCGCGCAGGCGCGGGTGGCGGAGGAGCGGGTGGGTCGGGAGACGGAGCGGATCCTGCGGGAGCATGCGGAGTCGCAGGAGGAGATGCGGGCGCACATGAGCCATGTGCGGTCCAGTCTGGCGGCGCTGACGGGCCGGGCTCCTGCGGAGGGCTGA
- a CDS encoding SUKH-4 family immunity protein: MVTFAQAQERAEEWINGDVPAYQHREVRVREFGLGFVVWAEDRAAGPVSGGGRQRLVIARDSGEVTLWPGLPVGEVIRRYEEEYGASAAAAASEASVPPPRIDSEQTSFMLSPPEWLQEAADRAGIPAAVPSSSASSSPVQAPADPAPAPVPAVAAAPAPTDAVPLRRGGEVPYEPTANDGVPAAAAAAVPTGATPWAGTDVNPGADDASVPLPATVFAPPLSGSDLDEALSSRSAPEAQTTLMPGGSQLPRTAVVPTLAPQADSIADAPTSKAQISRPVSGQGGPAGAPGAPGVPGAGQPPQPPGPPGVPGGSQGRGLDHAATMLAGPAVTGQPPAPPGPPGAPGAGVPQPPGPPGVPGGSQGRGLDHAATMLAGPAVTGQPPAPPGPPGAPGAGVPQPPGPPGVPGGSQGRGLDHAATMLAGPAVTGQPPAPPGPPGAPGAGVPQPPGPPGVPGGSQGRGLDHAATMLAGPAVTGQPPAPPGPPGPAPAGPVAQPPAHTGAPTVGPGYQAVLRYRAPDGSEQQLIRRSAPGTPHPEWQILHELRAMNVPPQQVLELHTELESCELPGGYCARMIRETWPQVRITSVAPYGQDHAGRQQGMRHLLTHQGELHQVADGPARPAPVRVPLPQVPLQPAIPLDAIAQELVGAFGPQGVFRFDQRAVSRQGVPEIVAQTLMWSGLPVDFGPFFWAQAVPGQPVPTLAEMAAQRQVAPASDAGSYLVVGSDFGKALCVQYGTAHIVAVPVEGGPGGAPVPPQFVNSSLPQFVRSLAMLGHMWRLRQHLTPEQAGRWTVDFQANLAGLDSAALASPESWWSVLLEQMWDGLL, encoded by the coding sequence GTGGTGACATTTGCGCAGGCGCAGGAGCGCGCTGAGGAATGGATCAACGGCGATGTGCCCGCGTACCAGCACCGTGAGGTGCGTGTACGGGAGTTCGGGCTCGGGTTCGTGGTGTGGGCGGAGGACCGCGCGGCCGGTCCGGTGTCCGGTGGTGGGCGGCAGCGGCTGGTCATCGCGCGGGACAGCGGGGAGGTGACGCTGTGGCCGGGGCTGCCGGTGGGTGAGGTGATCCGCCGGTACGAGGAGGAGTACGGGGCGTCGGCTGCCGCGGCGGCTTCGGAGGCTTCGGTTCCGCCGCCGCGGATCGACTCGGAGCAGACGTCGTTCATGCTGAGCCCGCCGGAGTGGCTGCAGGAGGCGGCGGACCGGGCGGGGATTCCGGCTGCCGTGCCTTCGTCTTCGGCCTCGTCTTCGCCGGTTCAGGCTCCGGCCGATCCGGCACCGGCACCCGTTCCGGCCGTTGCCGCCGCGCCGGCGCCGACGGACGCGGTGCCGCTGCGGCGCGGGGGCGAGGTCCCGTACGAGCCGACGGCCAACGACGGGGTTCCGGCGGCTGCTGCGGCGGCCGTTCCGACCGGGGCCACGCCGTGGGCCGGGACCGATGTGAATCCGGGTGCGGACGACGCGTCCGTGCCGCTGCCCGCGACCGTGTTCGCGCCGCCGCTGTCCGGGTCGGACCTGGACGAGGCGCTGTCGTCCAGGTCGGCGCCGGAGGCCCAGACCACGCTGATGCCGGGTGGCAGCCAGCTGCCGCGGACCGCTGTGGTGCCGACGCTGGCGCCGCAGGCGGACAGCATCGCCGACGCGCCGACGAGCAAGGCCCAGATCTCCCGGCCGGTCTCCGGTCAGGGTGGCCCCGCCGGTGCTCCCGGTGCTCCCGGTGTTCCGGGTGCGGGTCAGCCGCCGCAGCCGCCTGGTCCGCCTGGTGTTCCGGGTGGTTCGCAGGGGCGTGGGCTTGATCATGCGGCGACGATGCTGGCGGGTCCTGCGGTGACGGGTCAGCCGCCGGCGCCTCCCGGTCCGCCCGGTGCTCCGGGTGCCGGTGTGCCGCAGCCGCCTGGTCCGCCTGGTGTTCCGGGTGGTTCGCAGGGTCGTGGGCTTGATCATGCGGCGACGATGCTGGCGGGTCCTGCGGTGACGGGTCAGCCGCCGGCGCCTCCCGGTCCGCCCGGTGCTCCGGGTGCCGGTGTGCCGCAGCCGCCTGGTCCGCCTGGTGTTCCGGGTGGTTCGCAGGGTCGTGGGCTTGATCATGCGGCGACGATGCTGGCGGGTCCTGCGGTGACGGGTCAGCCGCCGGCGCCTCCCGGTCCGCCCGGTGCTCCGGGTGCCGGTGTGCCGCAGCCGCCTGGTCCGCCTGGTGTTCCGGGTGGTTCGCAGGGTCGTGGGCTCGACCATGCGGCGACGATGCTGGCCGGTCCCGCCGTGACGGGTCAGCCGCCCGCGCCTCCCGGTCCGCCCGGGCCGGCGCCTGCCGGTCCCGTCGCGCAGCCCCCGGCGCACACCGGTGCGCCCACGGTCGGCCCCGGCTACCAGGCCGTACTGCGCTACCGCGCTCCCGACGGCTCCGAGCAGCAGCTCATCCGCCGTTCCGCGCCCGGTACCCCGCACCCCGAGTGGCAGATCCTGCACGAGCTGCGCGCCATGAACGTGCCGCCGCAGCAGGTGCTGGAGCTGCACACCGAGCTGGAGTCCTGCGAGCTGCCCGGCGGTTACTGCGCCAGGATGATCCGGGAGACCTGGCCGCAGGTGCGGATCACCAGCGTGGCCCCGTACGGCCAGGACCACGCGGGCCGTCAGCAGGGCATGCGTCACCTGCTCACCCATCAGGGCGAGCTGCACCAGGTGGCGGACGGTCCGGCGCGCCCCGCGCCGGTACGGGTGCCCCTGCCGCAGGTTCCGCTCCAGCCGGCGATCCCGCTGGACGCGATCGCGCAGGAGCTGGTGGGGGCGTTCGGCCCGCAGGGCGTGTTCCGCTTCGACCAGCGGGCGGTGTCCCGTCAGGGTGTGCCGGAGATCGTGGCGCAGACGCTGATGTGGTCGGGCCTGCCCGTCGATTTCGGGCCGTTCTTCTGGGCACAGGCGGTGCCGGGCCAGCCGGTGCCGACGCTGGCCGAGATGGCCGCGCAGCGGCAGGTGGCGCCGGCTTCGGACGCGGGCTCGTACCTCGTCGTCGGCAGCGACTTCGGCAAGGCGCTGTGCGTGCAGTACGGCACCGCGCACATCGTGGCGGTGCCGGTGGAGGGCGGTCCGGGCGGTGCTCCGGTGCCGCCGCAGTTCGTGAACTCCAGCCTGCCGCAGTTCGTGCGGTCCCTCGCGATGCTGGGTCACATGTGGCGCCTGCGCCAGCATCTGACGCCGGAACAGGCGGGTCGCTGGACCGTCGATTTCCAGGCGAATCTGGCGGGGCTGGACAGTGCGGCGCTGGCCTCTCCGGAGAGCTGGTGGTCGGTGCTGCTGGAGCAGATGTGGGACGGACTGCTCTGA
- a CDS encoding SMI1/KNR4 family protein, producing MTTGRLGQQAAPPNAAYSGQVVHFPDPVRAARHPHGVRMGGNGHPDFSAYARAAVEIAEPPEGFGVDELRLTDYVSANAAMKAAGHDLWDTVGAVATPHGWTWHHVSGSRRMELVPVEVKALLRHHAGLVTAPVDHTKRGTRPLQELRPAHLGLPKSVVSVSEQQVQGVEEDLGYRLPEAYRSFLKAAGGCAPVGAALDVDLGLLVDQPFFTVREEAAVNDLVYVNKCLRDHLTKDYLCVAFVQGGLLALKVKGEGVGSVWFSPYDDARDQDGWSVQERVERLLLPCGVDFDAFLERLAGNPPELETVAGLMVDGGFARSVPVAGPAAAMRAGSDEG from the coding sequence ATGACGACAGGTCGGCTCGGGCAGCAGGCCGCGCCACCCAACGCCGCTTATTCGGGGCAGGTCGTGCATTTCCCGGACCCGGTCCGGGCTGCTCGGCATCCCCATGGAGTGCGGATGGGCGGCAACGGGCATCCGGACTTCTCCGCGTACGCGCGTGCGGCCGTGGAGATCGCAGAGCCGCCGGAGGGCTTCGGCGTGGACGAGTTGCGGCTGACGGACTACGTGTCCGCGAACGCCGCGATGAAGGCGGCCGGGCACGACTTGTGGGACACGGTCGGCGCGGTGGCCACCCCGCACGGCTGGACCTGGCACCACGTGTCGGGTTCGCGGCGCATGGAGCTGGTCCCGGTCGAGGTGAAGGCCCTGCTGCGGCATCACGCGGGGCTGGTGACGGCGCCGGTGGACCACACCAAGCGCGGGACGCGTCCGTTGCAGGAGCTGCGTCCGGCCCATCTGGGGCTGCCGAAGTCGGTGGTGTCGGTTTCCGAGCAGCAGGTGCAGGGAGTCGAGGAGGACCTCGGCTACCGGCTGCCGGAGGCGTACCGCTCGTTCCTGAAGGCCGCGGGCGGCTGCGCGCCGGTCGGCGCGGCGCTGGACGTGGACCTCGGCCTGCTGGTGGACCAGCCGTTCTTCACGGTGCGTGAGGAGGCGGCGGTCAACGACCTGGTGTACGTCAACAAGTGTCTGCGGGACCACCTGACGAAGGACTACCTGTGCGTGGCCTTCGTGCAGGGCGGCCTGCTCGCCCTGAAGGTGAAGGGCGAGGGCGTCGGTTCGGTGTGGTTCTCCCCGTACGACGATGCGCGTGACCAGGACGGCTGGTCGGTGCAGGAGCGCGTGGAGCGGCTGTTGCTGCCGTGCGGCGTTGATTTCGACGCCTTTCTGGAGCGGTTGGCGGGCAATCCGCCGGAGCTTGAGACGGTGGCCGGTCTGATGGTGGACGGCGGATTCGCGCGGTCGGTTCCCGTGGCGGGGCCGGCTGCGGCGATGCGTGCCGGTTCGGATGAGGGGTGA
- a CDS encoding YwqJ-related putative deaminase — protein MPPPATASEAGGPTGDPRLRWSSTDGRPAAPVLRFRRDGILPTIAAALSVRGETLTGTAGKADHPPVLHPLVQDFLDTLTSGQRERFTGRCPEAILLSRHLAAVEGARSRRASRKPLSPSEARRSLKHAKITARRIREDGDPLHGSYAPPCRSCDALLAHFGVRPVDLTPSE, from the coding sequence ATGCCACCACCGGCCACGGCCTCCGAAGCCGGCGGCCCCACAGGCGACCCCCGCCTGCGCTGGAGCAGCACCGACGGCCGCCCCGCCGCACCCGTCCTGCGCTTCCGCCGCGACGGCATCCTCCCCACCATCGCCGCCGCCCTCTCCGTACGCGGCGAAACCCTCACCGGCACCGCGGGCAAAGCCGACCACCCACCCGTACTCCACCCCCTCGTGCAGGACTTCCTCGACACCCTCACCAGCGGCCAGCGCGAACGGTTCACCGGCCGCTGCCCGGAAGCGATCCTGCTCTCCCGCCACCTCGCCGCCGTCGAAGGCGCCCGCTCCCGGCGCGCCTCCCGCAAACCCCTCTCCCCGAGCGAAGCCCGCCGCTCCCTCAAACACGCGAAAATCACCGCCCGCCGCATCCGCGAGGACGGCGACCCCCTCCACGGCAGCTACGCACCCCCCTGCCGCTCCTGCGACGCACTCCTCGCCCACTTCGGCGTACGCCCCGTCGACCTCACCCCCTCCGAGTAG
- a CDS encoding SUKH-3 domain-containing protein translates to MTTASASYDRSSATRFPVAVDSALRTAGWESGRWDIKQAEFWADALRDHTTPAGHRHEVFPAAVEAWAEFGGLTVNASGTGRQIAPVTIRLDPLTGLHLARTFADLGRALSTQLCPLGVEADGSSHLAIDREGRVYGIDHTGDWYLGGSLDEALTLLLTGLQPTRLTTGQDPAP, encoded by the coding sequence ATGACCACCGCCTCAGCCTCCTACGACCGCTCCTCGGCCACCCGCTTCCCCGTCGCCGTGGACTCCGCCCTGCGCACCGCCGGCTGGGAATCCGGCCGCTGGGACATCAAACAGGCCGAATTCTGGGCCGATGCCCTCCGCGACCACACCACCCCCGCCGGACACCGGCACGAGGTCTTCCCCGCCGCCGTCGAAGCCTGGGCCGAATTCGGCGGCCTCACCGTCAACGCCTCCGGCACGGGCCGCCAGATAGCCCCCGTCACCATCCGCCTCGACCCGCTCACCGGCCTGCACCTCGCCCGCACCTTCGCCGACCTCGGCCGCGCCCTGTCCACCCAGCTCTGCCCACTCGGCGTCGAGGCCGACGGAAGCTCCCACCTCGCCATCGACCGCGAAGGCCGCGTCTACGGCATCGACCACACCGGTGACTGGTACCTCGGCGGCAGCCTCGACGAGGCCCTCACCCTCCTCCTCACCGGCCTCCAGCCGACCCGCCTCACCACCGGCCAGGACCCCGCTCCGTAG